The Gemmatimonas phototrophica region GGCCGACTCATTGGCCGCCAAGGCGCTCCAGTTGGCACAGCAGGAAAAGCGGTTGCAGCAGAACACTGCCGACGCCTCACGCAGCCGCGACCTCAAGGCCAATGGTGGCGATCAGTCTTCGTCGAACGGTGCCAAGAGTGATGCCGCCAAGCAGATGAGCTTCACGCAGGCGGAGAAGGCCAAGCAACTCGCGCGCGATCAGCAGCAGCTGTCGGCCAAGGTGGATTCGCTGCGCATGAACGCCAAGGAACTTGAGTCTCGACTCAAGAACGCCAACGCGCTCGACACCACCATGGCGTCGCGCATGCGCGACATCCAGAAGATGCTGCGCGATGCCATGACGCCCGAAATGCAGAAGCAGCTCGAGGCGCTGAATAAGAATTCGGACAAGCTGAGCGGCTCCCAGGCCCAGCAGTCCATGCAACAGTTGGCCGACGCGCAGAAGCAGATGCGCGAGCAGCTCGAGAAGAGCGCCGAAATGCTCAAACGGGCGGCGTTGGAAGGCGCCATGCAAACACTGCGCGACGACGCCAAGGAGCTGTCGAAGGCGCAGCAGCAGATGGCCGACCGCATGGACGGCAAGAACGACGGCAAGTCGCCGCAGCAGGGGCAGGGCAAGCCGGGCGAACGGAGCACCACGCCGGCCAACCAGGACCAGGACCCCCGTTCGCTGGCCGACCGGTCGCGCGATTTGGAGCGTGAAGTGCAGGCGTTGGCCAAGCGTCTCGAAGAGGCGGGGGCCAAGCCCGGCGCATCCAAGACCCGCGAAGCGCAGCCGCTGGCCAAGGAAGCCGCCGACGCCATGAGCAAGGCCGCCGAGCAGCAACGGCAGCAGCAACAGGCGCAGCAGCAGGGCCAGCAAGGCCAGCAACAGCCCGGCCAGCAACAGCAGGGTCAGCAAGGACAACAGGGCCAGCAGGGCCAGAAGCAGCAAGGGCAACAGGGCCAGCAGGGGCAGCAAGGCCAGCAGGGCCAGCAAGGGCAACAGGGTCAGCAGGGCCAACAAGGCCAGCAAGGCCAGCAAGGCCAGCAGGGTCAGAAGTCGGGGGCCGAACAGGCCCGTCAGGCCGCCGAGGCCATGGAGCGTGCGGCACAGCAGCTGTCGCAGGCGCGCGACGCACAGGTGAATGCGTGGAAGGGGGAGCTGTCCGATCAGCTCGACCAGTCCATCAACGAAACCATGCAGCTGGCGCGGCAGCAGGCCGAGTTGGAGAAGAAGATGCGCCAGCAGGGGCAGCAAGGCGCGCAGGGCATGCAGGGGGAGCAGAGCGCCCTGCAGCAGGGTGTGCAGCAGGCGGCCGAACGGCTCGAAGAAGCTGGTCGCTCGTCGTCGTTGCTGTCGCAGCGTTCGCAGAAGCAGATGGGTGAAGCGCAGCGCCGGGTGCAACAGGCCACGCAGGCCATGCAGCAGGCAGGGCAGGGACAGCCCGGCGGCAGCGAGCAGGCGCAGAATGCCATGAAGGACGCCACCGAGGCGCTCAACCAGGCGCTCAGCTCACTCGTGCGCGACCGCGAACGCGTGAACAACGCGCAGTCGGCCTCCGGCTTCACCGAAATGATGGAGCAGCTCAAGCAGCTTGCTCAGCAGCAGGGGCAGCTTAACAGTCAGATGCAGGGGCTCAACATGATGCCGGGCGGCGCCAAGGGAGATCAGGCGCAGCAACAGGCGCGTGTGCTGGCGCGGCAGCAGCGCGAAGTGGCGCGCAGCCTCAACGACTTCTCCGACGCCGACGAAACCGGCCGCACGGATGCCCTCGCCAAGGAAGCGCAGCAGCTGGCGCAGCAGCTTGAACGGGGCGGGCTCGACCCCGCCGTGGCCGCGCGTCAGCAGCAGCTCTATCGTCGCCTGCTCGACGCCGGTCGCTTCCTCGAACAGGAGGAGCGGGATGACCAGGGACCGCGTGAAGCCAAGGCGGGGAACGGCGCCGGTGGTCGTGTTGATGGGTCGCAGTCTGGGAAGGCCGCCAGCAAGTACGCGCCGCCCACCTGGAACGACCTGCGTGGCCTTGGCCCCGACGAGCGTCGTCTGGTGGTGGAATACTTCCGCCGACTCAATGGCAGCACACCGCCGTAACAGCGGGCGTTCGCCGCTTCGCCGTTGCTGCGCCATTGCTCTCGGTGCGGTGGTTGCGGCGTGGCCGCTTCCTGCTGTGGCGCAGGCTACGACGCCGGCCACCAGCGCCGCCGACGCGCTCACACGCGCGCTGGAGGCAGAAGACAAGCGCAACACCGCCGTCGCCTCTGTCGCCTATCGTGAGGTGCTCCAGCGCGCGCTCACCGTTGGCAACACCGATGGTGATCGGGTGGCGCTGGCCATCCTCGGGCTCGAGCGCGTGTGGGTGGATGCCGGAATGCTCGACTCCATCGTGCCGGTGGTGACGCGGGTGCTGCAGCTCCGCCCCAACGATCCCACGGCGCGTTCGGTACAACTGCGCACCCTGGTCACCATGGGGCGCGACAGCGACGCGCGCGAAGCCTTTACCACCTGGCGTCGGGCGGCCGGCAACGATGCCGCCCCCTTTCGCGAGTACGCTCGGCTCCTCATGCAGCAGGGACGCACGCTGGCGGCCGATAGTGTGCTTGCTGACGCGTCGCGGCTGATGGGCGCCGGTGGCGCCCTCTCCGGAGAAACGGCGCAGTTGCACATTGCGCTGCAACGGTGGGTACCGGCAGCGGCCGCGTTTCGCGAATCGCTCACCGAGCAACCGTGGCTCGAAACGGCGGCGCTCTTTGGTTTGCAGCGGGCCCCTGCCACCGTTCGCGATTCCATTCGTACCGTGTTGCTGGCCGACCCCGTTACGCTTGGCCCGCGTCGTGTCCTGTCGTCGCTGGAGTTTGCCTGGGGCGAACCACGTCGCGCGTGGAGCGCCATCAGTACCGTGCCCTCCAACGATTCCACCACGGCGGCCTGGCGAGGATTTGCCGAACGCGCCGAGTTGAACGAGTCGTGGCTGGTGGCGCGCGACGCGTGGATGGCGGTGCTCGACAAGGCCGGCGATCTCGAGGCGCAGCAGCGCGCTGCCGATGCCGCGTTACGGGCCGGTGATGCGGCCGGGGCACTCGCACTGGTACGCCGCAAAGCCACCGGCGCCGGCAAGGGAACCGACAGCCTGCGTGTCAGGGCCCTGCTGGGGCTCGAAATTGCCGCGCTTGGTGAGTTGGGGCGCGGCGCCGAAGCCCAGCAGCAACTCAACGATGCGGCCCGGAAATTGGACCCCGATACGCGGGCCGCGTTGGCGCGCCCACTGGTTGGCGCCTGGTTGCGCGCCGGCGATGTGGAGCGGGCCCGCTCTGCCATGCAGGGGTCGGACTTGGTGGACGACGACGAAATGGTGGGCTGGCTGGCGCTCTACGACGGCGATCTGCTCACGGCCCGCAAGCGACTGGTACGCGCGGCCTCCAGCCGACCGGAGCTGGTGGATGCCCTCGGCATTCTGGCGCGCACTCGCGTGGACCAACTGCCCGGTGTAGGACAGGCATTTGTGCTGTTGGCGCGGAAGGATTCCACGGCGGCGGCCACGCGGTTTGCGCAGCTGGCAGATTCGGTCGGGAACGCTGCGCCGGCATTTCTGGCCCAGGCGGCAAGACTCTCGCCACGCGCCGGGGCCGTCAGTATCCACGAACGTATCGTCCGCGACTTCCCCAAGAGCCCCGAAGCGCCCGAATCGCTCCTGGCCTGGGCGCGCGCGCTACGCGATGCGGGCGACAAACCCGGGGCCATTGCCAGACTCGAACAGTTGCTGGTGGAGTACACCACCAGTGCACTGGCGCCGCAGGCGCGACGGGATCTCGAGCGCCTCAAAGGCATGGTGCCGCCGCTGTAAGGGCGCGCCACCAGACAACCAGGATACATTTCGGCATGCGCATGTCGCGGCTCTTTCTCCTGTTGGCCCTCTTCCTGAGCGGCGCGCCCCTCGCGCACGCGCAGCATCTGCTGCTGCCCATGGACGACGGGCAGCGCAATCACCTCAAGGCATACGGGGTCACGTACCAGGCGCTGAAGGCCGGCCAGAAAGCGGAGTGGCTGCTCAACTACCGCGGCGGTGCCTTCCTGCTCCCCGATGTCCCGGATCTCCGTAAGCGCGCCGCACTCGATGGCGTGACCGTGGAACCGTACACCGACGCCAACGTGGCGGCCGCGCGCGCTGAAATTGCCGGCGGCAACATGGACGCCGTGGTGCTCGAGCGCGCACCGAAGATTGCCATTTACCGTCCGGTGGATCAGCCACCCTGGGACGATGCCGTGACGCTCGCGCTGACTTACGCCGGCATTGAATTCACGTCGGTGTGGGATGATGACGTGATGAAAGGCGATCTGTCCAAGTACGATTGGGTGCACTTGCACCACGAAGACTTTACGGGACAGTACAACAAGCTGTATCTCGCCTATCGCGATGCCCCGTGGTTTGTCGCGCAGCGTGAACGTGATCTCTCCACTGGTCGCAAGTTCGGCAAGAATGACGTGCCAGGGCTCAAGAAGGCGGTCGCCGACAACATTCGCGGCTTTGTGGATCGCGGCGGCTTCCTCTTTGCCATGTGCGGCGCCACGGAGTCGCTCGACCTGTCCATTGCCTCACTGGCCGTGGACATCGCCGGTCCATTCTCCGATGGAACGCCGCCCGCGGCCGACGCCGACGCGCGTCTCGATTGGACGCGCGCGCTGGCCTTTCAGGGCGCCCACGTGGAGCCCTCGCCGTATGTGAATGCCCTCAGTGACATTGACGGGCATCAGGTCAACGTGCCATCGCGTCGTCAGCCGCTCGGGGCGTTCTCCCTGTTCGGGTTTTCGGCCAAGCTGGACCCGGTGGCCACCATGTTGGTGCAGAACCATCGCACCGTCATCTCCGACTTCTACGGCGTGACCACCAGCTTCAACAAAGCGGTGGTAAAAGCCAACGTGACGGTGCTGGCGCAGGAAGAAGGCGCGCCGTGGTCCAAGTATCTGCACGGCGACTACGGCAAGGGTTCCTGGACCTTTCTGGGTGGGCACGACCCGGAAGATCCGCAGCACGCCATTGGCAGCGCGCCCACCGATCTGTCGTTGCACCCCAATTCCCCGGGCTATCGCCTGATCCTCAATAACGTCCTCTTCCCGGCCGCCAAGAAGAAGCCGCGGAAGACGTGATGGAGTATTGAGCGCGTCGTGATGCTGGGGGAATCTGGTGAAGCGCGGCTGCTGCCCAAGGCCGCTGCCGCCATTCGTACGCAAATCAAACTGCATGGGGGCAACGAAGTCTGCTTCGTGTGCACCCTTGATGAGGACGGGCACCTGGCCACCGCGCGCAAGGTGGCGGCGGGCGACGTGCAGAGTGTGCTGGCGCTCCCCGGCGTGGCCGAGCGCGGCGAAGTGTTGGTGCACAATCATCCGTCGGGTGAACTCACGCCCAGTGATGCCGACATGGAAGTGGCCTACCGTCTGCATGGCAACGGGGTGGGCTTTGCGATTGTCGACAACGAGGCCACGCGCGTCTACTTCGTGACCGAAGTGCCTACCAGCAAGGCACTGGTACACGTGGACGCGGATGCGGTAGATGTGGCGCTGGGCCCTTACGGCCTCATTGCGCAGGCCATGCGTCAGGTACACGGCGCGCGGGAGTACGAAGACCGCCCCAGCCAGCGCGCCATGGCGGTGCAGGTCACGGCCGCGTTCAACGAAGGTGGCGTCGCATTGCTGGAAGCCGGCACCGGCGTGGGCAAGTCGTTGGGCTATCTGGTGCCCGCCTTGCGTTGGGCCGCCGCCAATGGTGAACGCACCATTGTAAGCACCAACACCATCACGCTGCAGGAGCAGTTGGTGGCCAAGGATTTGCCGTTCCTGCAGCGTGCGCTCAGCGATCAGCCGGTTCGCTTCGCGTTGCTCAAGGGGTGGCGCAATTATCTCTGTCTCTATCGGCTGGAGCAGGCCCAGGGCGCCGGCGCGGCACTCTTTGAGGACAACGCCACCGAGGAGGTGGCGAAGATTGCCGAGTGGGCGCTGCGCACCAAAGATGGGTCGCTTTCCGACCTGGCCACCGCGCCGCGCCCTGACGTGTGGGATGAAGTCGCTGCCGAGCCGGATTTGTGTGGGCGGCTCAAGTGCTCGTTCTACAACGACTGCTTTCTCTTCAAGGCGCGCAAGGAAGCGGCCAACGCCGACGTCGTGGTCGTGAACCATCATCTGCTGCTCTCCGATCTGGCCGTGCGGCGTCAGGCGCAGAATTGGGATGATGCGGCCGTGTTGCCGGCGTACAAGCGTCTGGTGGTGGACGAGGGGCACCATCTCGAAGACGCGGCAGCGTCACACCTGGGCAGCTCCATCACCCGTCGGGCGTTGGCCCGCATGTTCAATCGGCTCGAACGGCGCGGCAAGGGACTCTTGCCTGCGTTGTCGGCACGACTGGCGGGGAGCAAGGATCTGCTCAGCGTCGCCAGTCTCGACCTCGTGAACGAACGCTTGTTCTCAAGTGCCGTGACGGCGCGCGATCGTGTGCAGCTGTTGTTTGAACTCCTTGGCGCCGTGCTCGAAATGCAAGGCACGCCCGTCATGCGCCTCACGGGTGAGTTTCAACAGCACGACCTGTGGCGCAACGGCATTGATAGCACGCTCAAGGAACTGCTCAACGAAATCGATGCGCTGGCCACCGGCCTCAAGGTGGTACGCGAACGTTTAGAGAGTGACCAGAAACGCGCCGAAGAGCTGGCCCCGTTGCTGAACGAAGTGCGCGCCGTCATGCGGCGGCTGGGGAGCGCTGGAGATGCCCTGGCCAAGGGGCTCATGCCCCCGGCCGACGGGCCGCCCGTGGTGCGCTGGATGGAGTTTCAGGGCAAGCCCACGGCCCCCGAACGCAATCTGGCCGTGCATTGTGTTCCGCTCGATCTGGCGCCCGTATTGCGCGAAGATCTGTTCGAGCGGGTGGAGACCGCGGTGATCACCAGTGCCACCCTGTCCACCCACGGCGGCTTTGATTTTCTCGAGCAACGCTTGGGCATTGATGACGCTCGGCGCAGCAAGCGCACGGCCGTGTTCCCGTCGCCCTTCGATTATCCCACGCAGGCCATGCTGGTGGTGCCAACGGACCTGCCGGCGCCGAACGAGAATGCGCGTGAGCATTTCGCGGCGGTATCGCGGCATCTGCGCGATCTCATGACCGCCAGTGACGGCGGCATCTTCGCGCTGTTCACCAGTCACCGCGATGTGCGCGAGATGGCCGAGTGGTTGCGCGGGCCGGGCAACGGCGGTGGGTGGCCGTTGCTCGTGCACGGCGAAGAGCCGCGCGACATTCTGCTGCAGCGGTTCCGCGACGCGGGGCGCGCGGTGCTGCTGGGCACCGCGACGTTCTGGGAAGGGGTGGACGTTCCCGGTGATGCGCTGCGCGGGCTGCTCATTGCCAAGCTGCCGTTCCGCGTGCCCACCGAGCCCATGGTGGCCGCGCAGTGCGAAGCCATTGAAGCGCGTGGCGGCAACAGCTTTGGAGAGTTCATGCTGCCGCACGCGTCGTTGCGGCTCAAGCAGGGCTTTGGCCGACTTATTCGCACGGGGACCGACGCCGGGGTGGTGGTGCTGAGTGATCCCCGAGTGGTGACCAAGCGCTACGGACGCGAATTGCTCGACGCCCTGCCGCCGGCGAAGCGAGTGGTTGGGGCATGGGGGGACATCCGTGGTGAAGTGTCCCGCTTTTATCGGCAACGACGGCCCCAGCCATAGCGCTCGGCGTGTTTCGCTGAAGATTACCCGAGTTCGCGATGTTCTCCTGAGTCTCGCCGTCCTCCGCCCCCGCCATGAAGCCGTCCAAGATCGTCTGTGTTGGCCGTAACTACCTCGCGCACGCCCGGGAAATGGGCAACGATGTGCCCAAGGAACCCTTGCTGTTCCTCAAGCCGACGTCGTCCATCATTGCCGAGGGTGAGGCCATTGTGCTGCACCCGGTGTCCACGCACATCGAGTACGAGGGCGAAGTCGCCATTGTCATGGGTGCGCGCCTCAGCAAGGCCCAGAGCGAGGCCGAGGCCGTGGCGGCCATTGGCGGGGTGGTGGCGCTCAACGACGTGACCGCCCGCGACCTGCAGAAGAACGACGGGCAATGGGCCCGCGCCAAGGGGTTGGACACCTTCTGCCCCATCGGCACGCCCGTCCCCGCACCGGCGGATCTCGACAGCATTGAACTGATTACCCGTCTCAACGGTACGGTGGTGCAGCACGCCAAGGCCGGCGAGATGGCGTTCAAGATCCCGTTTCTGCTGCACTACATCTCCCAGTACCTCACCCTTGAGGCGGGGGATATTGTGGCTACTGGTACGCCGGCCGGGGTCAGCCCCATCAAGCCCGGGGATGTGGTGGAAGTGGAACTGGTTGGGCTGAGCCGGGTGTCAAATCCTGTAGTCGCCGGCGCCTGAGGGCGCCCCCGGGTCGATTTCGCCAAAACCGAGTAGATTTATCGTATGTCCGCCCCTCTCCCTCCAGCGACGCCGCCCGGCGACCGCTTGCCCGATTCGTCGGGGCAGGGGGAGGCGCCCAGGTCCGTAGCGCGCGCGCAGAACAGGCGCTCGCTGGCCACAAGATTGTCTGGGCTGCCGCAGGGGGAGAAGCGATCGCCGCGAGCGGTGGCCATCGCGGTGGGACTGCACGTGGTTGTGGGCGCGGTGCTCATTCAGGCGCTCACCTTCGGACACGGTATTCCTCAGTGGCTCCGCTTCGGTAATCAGGATGTCGCCACCGAAGAACGCCTCACGTACGTAACCCCGCCGGCGCCGGTTCCTCCGCCCAAGCCGGTCGCGCAGCGTCCGGTGCCACGCGAAGTGCCGCCGTCCACATCACCAACGCTCAGTGCACCGCCGGTGGGCCCTGTCGCCCCGCCGCCGCCGGTGCGTCCGGCCACGCCACAGGACACCGGGAGTGGCGGATCGGTGGGCAATGGCATTGGCGCCATCGATCCCAACACCCGTGGCGTGAAGCCGAACTACAACGACGAGCGCGTTTGGCGCGGACCGGTGGGTGAGGGCGGTGCGGGTGGCGGTGGTACCGGGGTGGGCACGGGAGACCGGGCGGACAAGCTCGACAGCATCATGCGTGGCGTGCTGGTGGCGGCGCGTGATTCGCTTGATTCCATTGCGCGGGCGCAGGGGCGGTACGGCCGCGCGCCCGGCGATTGGACCAAGACCGACAAGAACGGCAACAAGTGGGGCTGGGACCAGCAGGGCATTCGTTTGGGCAAGGTGATGATCCCCAACGCGCTGCTCGGGCTGTTGCCCTTGAACGCGGCCACTGCGGCGCAGATGTCCGGCAATCCCACTGCCATGGCGCGTGAATCACGCCTCGCCGCCGGCCGCGCTGACATTCAGCGCATGTCTGAACGCGGCATGGGCGAAGCCGAGTTCAAGCGCATCGTGAAGGAAATGGACAAGCGCCGCGACGCCGAGCGTCGAGAACGGTTGCGCGCCCCCAGCGCCAGCGTGGCCGCGCCCGTCAAGACGATCGAGCCGAAGGCGGACAAGTAAACGGGGGCTGGCCCGGCCGTTACTAGGCCGTCTGCCGCAGGTAGGCCACCGACTCGTTGATGCGCGCCAGTGAGCGCTCGCGCCCCACATACAGCAGCACATCAAAAATGCCCGGGCTCACCGTGAGACCGGTGAGCGCTACGCGCAGCGGTTGAAAGATTTTGCCGCCGGAAATGCCGCGCTCTTCGGCCAGTTTGCGCAGCCCTTCTTCCATGTGTGCCGGCTCCCAGTCGGGCAGGCTGGCCAGGCGCTCCTGCGTGGCTTCCAGAATGTCCGCCGCGCCGGCGGCATCCCGCCACTGCTTGCTCACCGCTTCCGGATCGTACTCGACGCTCTGCACAAAAAACGGTCGTGCCTGTTGCACGATTTCGTCGGTAAGCCGAGCGCGAATACGCAGCAGCTCCAGCACGCCACAGAACCACTCGTGGCGTTCGTTGAGCTCCGCCACCGTGGCCAGACCGGCGCGCTCCACCATGGGGGCCACGATCTGTGCCAACTCATTAATGGGGATGAGCGCCATATGCTGCCCGTTCATCCACTCGAGCTTTTTGGTGTCGAACACCGCGGCTTTGGCGTGCAGCCCGTGCGCGCTGAAGCGCTGAATGAGCTCGGGCATCTGCATCACTTCGATGTCGTCGCCCGGGGACCAGCCCAGAAGCGCCAGGAAGTTCAGCATCGCTTGCGGCAACAGTCCCTGATGCTGATAGTCGCCCACCGCCGTGGCACCGTGGCGCTTGGACAGCTTTTTGCCGTCGCTGCCGTGAATCATGGGCACGTGCGCGAACTGCGGCACCTCGGCGCCCAACGCCCGGTAGAGCAGAATCTGCTTGGGCGTGTTGGAGATGTGATCGTCGCCGCGCATGACCAGCGTTATCGCCATGGCAATGTCATCGCTGACCACGGCCATGTTGTACACGGGCGTGCCGTCGGACCGGAGGATGACAAAATCCTCGATGTCCTTGTTGGGGAAGGCAATGCGCCCATGCACGAGGTCCGGCCACTCGGTGGTTCCTTCGGGGACCTTGAAGCGAATGGCGTACGGTTCGTTGTTCGCGAGCTTCAGCGCGAGGTCCTCCGGGCTCACTTCGGCAAGCGCCCGGTCAAA contains the following coding sequences:
- a CDS encoding DUF4175 family protein, with amino-acid sequence MTAPALGGLQAATPAVGRALETRLGGEQQALATRGTAAAALGAVAVLATGLALAAFVLADGRWLTLPAPLPLLAAVVAVSGAGAMFLWRWRKVQAVLQLPSLAGTVEREQQLREGSLRGALEVASTGALGARAADDVARRLQAGPLVPALTGSLTKALMLAAAAAAVGAALVAGAARLAPDGLAAVLQPVSAWRGTLLPALAFDDLTTRVPRGMPVTVRVLATGRQTVTISRRAEGEAWSDTLLTVPENGVVMLALGPVRAATSLRVSDGRSEELSATLVVEERGWIGEVSLRAIYPAYLGRADETLEPVPPLRVPRGTQIRLRAMLRGGARNAVLTDGRSRVPLTAVNGGTGEGGVAEGLFTVDRDGAWQWQAEATPRADGAVLPPELPDSLPFTVIPDQVPAVVIVAPATDTAIGPTGEVAVIVDAGDDHGVARVHLVMWKELANGGGSITRERVEVATPQSPVFEGGTTITLDGRGLEPGDKLHVTAVATDDSPWAQQAQSAEVILRMPTLSEQRAMARSMADSLAAKALQLAQQEKRLQQNTADASRSRDLKANGGDQSSSNGAKSDAAKQMSFTQAEKAKQLARDQQQLSAKVDSLRMNAKELESRLKNANALDTTMASRMRDIQKMLRDAMTPEMQKQLEALNKNSDKLSGSQAQQSMQQLADAQKQMREQLEKSAEMLKRAALEGAMQTLRDDAKELSKAQQQMADRMDGKNDGKSPQQGQGKPGERSTTPANQDQDPRSLADRSRDLEREVQALAKRLEEAGAKPGASKTREAQPLAKEAADAMSKAAEQQRQQQQAQQQGQQGQQQPGQQQQGQQGQQGQQGQKQQGQQGQQGQQGQQGQQGQQGQQGQQGQQGQQGQQGQKSGAEQARQAAEAMERAAQQLSQARDAQVNAWKGELSDQLDQSINETMQLARQQAELEKKMRQQGQQGAQGMQGEQSALQQGVQQAAERLEEAGRSSSLLSQRSQKQMGEAQRRVQQATQAMQQAGQGQPGGSEQAQNAMKDATEALNQALSSLVRDRERVNNAQSASGFTEMMEQLKQLAQQQGQLNSQMQGLNMMPGGAKGDQAQQQARVLARQQREVARSLNDFSDADETGRTDALAKEAQQLAQQLERGGLDPAVAARQQQLYRRLLDAGRFLEQEERDDQGPREAKAGNGAGGRVDGSQSGKAASKYAPPTWNDLRGLGPDERRLVVEYFRRLNGSTPP
- a CDS encoding helicase C-terminal domain-containing protein, coding for MLGESGEARLLPKAAAAIRTQIKLHGGNEVCFVCTLDEDGHLATARKVAAGDVQSVLALPGVAERGEVLVHNHPSGELTPSDADMEVAYRLHGNGVGFAIVDNEATRVYFVTEVPTSKALVHVDADAVDVALGPYGLIAQAMRQVHGAREYEDRPSQRAMAVQVTAAFNEGGVALLEAGTGVGKSLGYLVPALRWAAANGERTIVSTNTITLQEQLVAKDLPFLQRALSDQPVRFALLKGWRNYLCLYRLEQAQGAGAALFEDNATEEVAKIAEWALRTKDGSLSDLATAPRPDVWDEVAAEPDLCGRLKCSFYNDCFLFKARKEAANADVVVVNHHLLLSDLAVRRQAQNWDDAAVLPAYKRLVVDEGHHLEDAAASHLGSSITRRALARMFNRLERRGKGLLPALSARLAGSKDLLSVASLDLVNERLFSSAVTARDRVQLLFELLGAVLEMQGTPVMRLTGEFQQHDLWRNGIDSTLKELLNEIDALATGLKVVRERLESDQKRAEELAPLLNEVRAVMRRLGSAGDALAKGLMPPADGPPVVRWMEFQGKPTAPERNLAVHCVPLDLAPVLREDLFERVETAVITSATLSTHGGFDFLEQRLGIDDARRSKRTAVFPSPFDYPTQAMLVVPTDLPAPNENAREHFAAVSRHLRDLMTASDGGIFALFTSHRDVREMAEWLRGPGNGGGWPLLVHGEEPRDILLQRFRDAGRAVLLGTATFWEGVDVPGDALRGLLIAKLPFRVPTEPMVAAQCEAIEARGGNSFGEFMLPHASLRLKQGFGRLIRTGTDAGVVVLSDPRVVTKRYGRELLDALPPAKRVVGAWGDIRGEVSRFYRQRRPQP
- a CDS encoding fumarylacetoacetate hydrolase family protein → MKPSKIVCVGRNYLAHAREMGNDVPKEPLLFLKPTSSIIAEGEAIVLHPVSTHIEYEGEVAIVMGARLSKAQSEAEAVAAIGGVVALNDVTARDLQKNDGQWARAKGLDTFCPIGTPVPAPADLDSIELITRLNGTVVQHAKAGEMAFKIPFLLHYISQYLTLEAGDIVATGTPAGVSPIKPGDVVEVELVGLSRVSNPVVAGA
- the gltX gene encoding glutamate--tRNA ligase, giving the protein MTAATPAKRPRVRFAPSPTGFLHVGGARTALFNWLYAKKFDGDFLLRVEDTDRARSTDESTRAIFEGLEWLGLTWDEEVVYQGANVARHYADAHRLLETGAAYRDFTPPSVMEKLRADAEARGETFRFDRALAEVSPEDLALKLANNEPYAIRFKVPEGTTEWPDLVHGRIAFPNKDIEDFVILRSDGTPVYNMAVVSDDIAMAITLVMRGDDHISNTPKQILLYRALGAEVPQFAHVPMIHGSDGKKLSKRHGATAVGDYQHQGLLPQAMLNFLALLGWSPGDDIEVMQMPELIQRFSAHGLHAKAAVFDTKKLEWMNGQHMALIPINELAQIVAPMVERAGLATVAELNERHEWFCGVLELLRIRARLTDEIVQQARPFFVQSVEYDPEAVSKQWRDAAGAADILEATQERLASLPDWEPAHMEEGLRKLAEERGISGGKIFQPLRVALTGLTVSPGIFDVLLYVGRERSLARINESVAYLRQTA